One region of Haladaptatus cibarius D43 genomic DNA includes:
- a CDS encoding carbohydrate ABC transporter permease, whose product MSQEQQPEDGPYTRWVQSSIQNPRKAYRAMFYVAAVFFIITTLFPFYWLLVLALTPLDRIVNMGVVPKGFNPGAFVEMFQLIPFHRYMFNSIFIALVTTAIVLLIGSFAGYAFGRLRFRGRTGLLLLLLAISYFPPAAFILPLFNFFTGNVSVLGVSSPSWFNTPGALVTPFGGLYMPLTVFILTTFYGQIPDGLEDAARVEGATRIGALFRVIMPLSAPGVATAGVLTFIQVYNEFFFSFLMTDGQPQHWAPIVWGILNYQGQFQAFYNLMAAASIVGVLPVAILVVVAQEKIVSGLTAGALKE is encoded by the coding sequence GTGTCGCAGGAACAGCAACCGGAAGACGGCCCGTACACGCGATGGGTGCAGAGTTCCATCCAAAATCCGCGAAAGGCATACCGCGCGATGTTCTACGTCGCCGCCGTATTTTTCATCATCACGACGCTGTTCCCGTTTTACTGGCTGCTCGTCCTCGCGTTGACGCCGCTCGACAGAATCGTCAACATGGGAGTCGTCCCGAAGGGGTTCAACCCCGGCGCGTTCGTCGAGATGTTTCAGCTCATCCCGTTCCATCGCTACATGTTCAACAGCATCTTCATCGCGCTGGTGACGACCGCGATTGTCCTCCTCATCGGAAGCTTCGCAGGATACGCCTTCGGGCGGTTGCGGTTCCGCGGCAGAACTGGATTGTTGCTCCTTCTGCTCGCAATCTCGTACTTCCCTCCGGCGGCGTTTATCCTCCCTCTGTTCAATTTCTTCACGGGCAACGTGTCGGTGCTGGGAGTGTCGAGTCCGAGTTGGTTCAACACGCCGGGGGCGCTCGTGACACCATTTGGCGGGCTATACATGCCACTCACGGTGTTCATTCTGACGACGTTTTACGGCCAGATTCCGGATGGGTTAGAGGACGCCGCCCGCGTCGAGGGTGCGACACGAATCGGCGCGCTGTTTCGCGTCATCATGCCGCTTTCGGCACCCGGCGTGGCAACTGCGGGGGTTCTCACGTTCATTCAGGTGTACAACGAGTTTTTCTTCTCGTTCCTGATGACCGACGGGCAACCGCAGCATTGGGCACCAATCGTCTGGGGAATTCTCAACTATCAGGGCCAGTTTCAGGCGTTCTACAACCTGATGGCCGCCGCGAGCATCGTCGGCGTGCTCCCGGTTGCCATCCTCGTCGTCGTCGCACAGGAAAAAATCGTCAGTGGACTCACCGCAGGCGCGCTCAAAGAGTGA
- a CDS encoding carbohydrate ABC transporter permease has translation MSEYSVRRAIRYSASWTERLDEEQFAYLLILPAFLLVGAMAFWPLVRTFELSLHADNLFGGGYVGEFVGVENYVELLTGERDSILGNPFLSLSQPFSSAIIVTLIFTVVSVGFETIIGFGQALVLDQDFRGRRWVRVAIIIPWAVPIAIQGMIFYLLFQPGIGFGTSLMQDLGVFTATPLINSVDSMIILIVADIWKASAFMALLILAGLQSVDRTLYKVGRVSGASRWQMFWMITFPLVLPTLMVAMLFRTIQAMRVFGTVETITSCSTVPTLTCLVVDTFSSGRYGTSAAVAFITAVIVGLVATVYIVWFSDVS, from the coding sequence ATGAGCGAATACAGCGTGCGAAGGGCGATTCGGTACTCCGCGAGTTGGACGGAACGGTTGGACGAAGAGCAGTTCGCCTACCTTCTCATCCTTCCCGCATTCTTGCTGGTCGGCGCGATGGCGTTCTGGCCGCTGGTTCGAACCTTCGAGCTATCACTGCACGCGGACAACCTCTTCGGCGGCGGCTACGTCGGCGAGTTCGTCGGAGTCGAAAACTACGTCGAACTGCTGACCGGCGAGCGGGACAGCATTCTCGGCAATCCGTTCTTGAGCCTGAGTCAGCCGTTTTCGAGCGCGATTATCGTGACGCTCATCTTCACGGTGGTTTCAGTGGGGTTCGAAACTATCATCGGATTCGGACAGGCGCTCGTCTTAGACCAAGATTTCCGCGGTCGGCGGTGGGTTCGAGTCGCCATCATCATCCCGTGGGCGGTTCCCATCGCCATTCAGGGGATGATATTCTACCTCCTGTTTCAACCGGGAATCGGGTTCGGGACGAGTCTGATGCAAGACCTCGGCGTGTTCACGGCCACGCCGCTCATCAACAGCGTCGATTCGATGATAATCCTCATCGTCGCGGACATCTGGAAAGCATCGGCGTTCATGGCGCTCCTGATTCTGGCTGGACTCCAGAGCGTTGACAGGACGCTGTACAAAGTCGGGCGGGTGTCGGGGGCTTCACGCTGGCAGATGTTCTGGATGATAACGTTCCCGCTCGTGCTTCCGACGCTGATGGTGGCGATGCTGTTCCGGACGATTCAGGCGATGCGGGTGTTCGGAACCGTCGAGACGATAACGAGTTGTAGCACGGTGCCGACGCTTACCTGCTTGGTCGTGGACACGTTCAGTTCGGGTCGGTACGGAACGTCGGCGGCGGTGGCGTTCATCACCGCAGTTATCGTCGGATTGGTGGCGACGGTGTACATCGTCTGGTTCTCGGATGTGAGCTAA
- a CDS encoding extracellular solute-binding protein, which yields MAQSTRRRFIRTVGATGALSGLGGLTASAQQGTTTIQWAGNPVDNQNVGAINQALHDAGLPDDIEISVIVTSNISDDVQQQYRQWLQAGRNQPDILRMDSGWTIPFIARGQIANLSQELSQSSLNRIENNNFTASVNTASAPNGDLYAVPYFTDLPTIQYRRDWVTNAGFDPDGENWATEPISWQRFSEVINQTQQQQNTQYGYSWQANAYEGLSCCTFNELMTTWGGAYFGGRDNLFGPIGERPITVNEQPVIQALRMGRTFINGQNDQFSLQGYQQISPQAVLQWTEGPSQSAFMNGNAVAMRWWPSGLYDAAQEYGNRLGVMPIPYGVRPNQAEYQGTGGTAAALGGWHLALNPNSQNRQAAVEVLNAVAKVPFREFTFRQLGYLPPDNTYLQTQRAQQIDIWGDYLETLRLAGETAIPRPVTVVWPDESSAIADRVNAVLAQQQPPQQAMSALQSTLQDIEGSV from the coding sequence ATGGCACAATCGACTCGGCGACGGTTCATTCGAACTGTCGGCGCAACCGGCGCGCTGTCCGGACTGGGTGGGCTCACTGCATCGGCACAACAAGGAACGACGACAATTCAGTGGGCAGGCAATCCCGTCGATAACCAGAACGTCGGGGCGATAAATCAGGCACTCCACGATGCGGGCTTGCCGGACGACATCGAAATAAGCGTCATCGTCACGTCGAACATTTCAGACGACGTTCAACAACAGTATCGGCAGTGGTTGCAAGCCGGACGGAACCAACCGGACATCCTTCGAATGGACAGCGGGTGGACGATTCCGTTCATCGCCCGGGGGCAGATAGCGAACCTGAGTCAGGAACTATCACAGAGTTCGTTGAACCGGATAGAGAACAACAACTTCACCGCCAGCGTCAACACAGCATCGGCACCGAACGGCGACCTGTACGCGGTACCCTATTTCACCGACCTGCCAACGATTCAGTATCGCAGAGATTGGGTAACCAACGCGGGCTTCGACCCGGACGGCGAAAACTGGGCGACCGAACCGATTTCGTGGCAACGCTTTTCGGAAGTCATCAACCAAACCCAACAACAACAGAACACCCAGTACGGGTATTCGTGGCAGGCGAATGCCTACGAGGGGCTTTCGTGCTGTACATTCAACGAACTGATGACGACGTGGGGTGGGGCCTATTTCGGCGGTCGAGACAACCTCTTCGGACCGATCGGTGAGCGGCCAATCACGGTCAACGAACAGCCGGTTATCCAAGCTCTCCGGATGGGCCGGACGTTCATCAACGGACAAAACGACCAATTCTCGCTGCAGGGCTACCAGCAAATCTCCCCACAGGCAGTGTTGCAGTGGACGGAAGGGCCGTCCCAATCGGCGTTCATGAACGGAAACGCCGTGGCGATGCGGTGGTGGCCATCCGGCCTCTACGATGCGGCACAGGAATACGGCAACCGATTGGGAGTGATGCCGATTCCATACGGAGTCAGACCGAATCAGGCGGAATACCAAGGAACCGGCGGAACCGCGGCCGCGCTCGGCGGTTGGCACCTCGCGCTCAACCCGAATTCCCAGAACAGACAAGCCGCCGTGGAGGTGCTCAACGCAGTCGCCAAAGTTCCGTTCCGCGAGTTCACGTTTCGACAACTAGGGTACCTACCGCCCGACAACACCTACTTACAAACTCAGCGCGCCCAGCAGATCGATATTTGGGGCGACTACCTCGAAACCCTTCGTCTGGCTGGCGAGACGGCGATTCCGCGACCCGTTACCGTTGTTTGGCCGGACGAGTCGAGCGCCATCGCCGACCGCGTGAACGCCGTACTCGCCCAACAGCAGCCACCGCAACAGGCGATGTCCGCACTTCAGAGTACGCTACAGGACATTGAGGGGAGCGTCTGA
- a CDS encoding ATP-grasp domain-containing protein, whose amino-acid sequence MSPVSLYITDFEDERCRFDYYWPRLRNLDVPVPKTTFVSLEPDGDSFRWETDEILAFMERNGYDRAFVRTQVKAATVRLREGSFIYRPDEAVVDRTVTSLLNQNDQQSWPHGGGLVVREWVDFDFCPHPTHTCHPSVRFFIDDGEILGHTPTTAEKASRVCSDGYDYLESRVADVDLSVPRRYAEHVANELSEATWGVDFIMSTNGEWYCVECNFNGVYWNRKEKRWWNMCGQGEFEPWSPVELHSAALRGVKPSEDTRVRRWW is encoded by the coding sequence ATGTCACCCGTCTCGCTCTACATCACCGATTTCGAGGACGAACGCTGTCGGTTCGACTATTACTGGCCTCGTCTTCGGAACCTCGACGTTCCCGTTCCGAAGACGACCTTCGTATCGCTCGAACCGGATGGTGACTCGTTCCGCTGGGAAACCGACGAAATTCTGGCGTTTATGGAGCGAAACGGGTACGACCGGGCGTTCGTGAGAACGCAGGTCAAGGCCGCCACAGTCCGCCTGCGTGAGGGGTCGTTTATCTACCGACCCGACGAGGCGGTAGTCGATAGAACGGTGACATCCCTACTCAACCAGAACGACCAGCAGTCGTGGCCCCACGGCGGCGGATTGGTCGTGCGCGAGTGGGTCGATTTCGATTTCTGTCCTCATCCGACGCACACCTGTCACCCTTCGGTTCGCTTTTTCATCGACGACGGCGAGATTCTCGGGCACACGCCGACAACCGCTGAAAAAGCATCGCGCGTCTGTTCGGATGGATACGACTACCTCGAATCGCGGGTTGCAGACGTAGACCTCTCGGTTCCGCGCCGCTACGCCGAACACGTTGCAAACGAACTTTCGGAGGCGACGTGGGGCGTCGATTTCATTATGAGCACGAACGGGGAGTGGTACTGCGTCGAATGTAACTTCAACGGCGTCTACTGGAATCGAAAAGAAAAGCGGTGGTGGAACATGTGCGGGCAGGGGGAGTTCGAACCGTGGAGTCCGGTCGAACTCCATTCGGCGGCGCTTCGGGGCGTGAAACCTTCCGAGGATACCAGAGTGAGAAGATGGTGGTGA
- a CDS encoding ABC transporter substrate-binding protein — translation MSGTPPKIPTRREYIKGSGALIGGSLLAGCASNGSEPIADEETGGDGTTSGTTDSNGSYSVTMSPMGEVEFDGAPENVFSLFPQYADMAVALGHGDSINSIYVPEMSGKTMNTYYERLDGVSFEWKGLPDPLENGLSKELLYQLDSDVHLLDPAYATTQNNWSQSDIEDIQNNIGPWFGNFYSGTHDNPPEGYRDGYQYYGLWEMFGKVAEVFQEQERYQALKEIYGGVLTTIEDNLPPESERPTAVRVTYSDGSFFTYHLNKPGYWLADTRPLGATDAFAEEDWGSLWGTVDFETMLEADPDVILHLWGISPGYYLDEIQQQIEDHAAGQQLSAIQNDRFYAAGMRYQGPIMNLFQLEMTAKQLYPEQFGEWPGYVTGEPYPEIPKGEQLFDRQKLSDVINGNA, via the coding sequence ATGTCTGGAACACCGCCGAAGATACCGACCCGCCGTGAGTACATCAAGGGCAGTGGTGCCCTCATCGGCGGCAGCCTGCTGGCTGGCTGTGCGAGCAACGGTTCGGAGCCGATAGCGGACGAAGAAACGGGAGGAGACGGTACCACGAGCGGAACGACGGATTCGAATGGTTCGTACTCGGTGACGATGTCACCGATGGGCGAAGTCGAGTTCGACGGCGCTCCGGAGAATGTCTTTTCCCTCTTTCCGCAGTACGCGGATATGGCCGTCGCACTCGGGCACGGAGACTCGATAAACTCGATTTACGTCCCCGAAATGTCCGGCAAGACGATGAACACCTACTACGAGCGACTTGACGGCGTCTCCTTCGAATGGAAGGGGCTTCCCGACCCACTCGAAAACGGACTGAGCAAGGAACTGCTCTACCAACTCGACAGCGACGTTCATCTCCTCGATCCGGCCTACGCCACCACGCAGAACAACTGGTCGCAGTCCGATATCGAGGACATCCAAAACAACATCGGCCCGTGGTTCGGGAACTTCTACAGCGGAACCCACGACAACCCACCGGAAGGCTACCGCGACGGGTATCAGTACTACGGACTGTGGGAGATGTTCGGCAAAGTCGCCGAGGTGTTCCAAGAACAGGAACGTTATCAAGCGCTCAAGGAAATTTACGGCGGCGTGCTCACGACGATTGAGGACAACCTGCCGCCGGAAAGCGAGCGACCGACGGCAGTGCGCGTCACCTACAGCGACGGGTCGTTTTTCACCTACCACCTCAACAAACCCGGCTACTGGCTGGCGGACACCCGCCCGCTGGGTGCGACGGACGCCTTCGCAGAGGAAGACTGGGGAAGCCTGTGGGGAACGGTCGATTTCGAGACGATGCTCGAAGCCGACCCGGACGTTATCCTGCATCTCTGGGGAATCTCGCCGGGATACTACCTCGACGAGATTCAACAACAAATCGAAGACCACGCCGCCGGACAGCAACTCTCCGCGATTCAGAACGACCGATTCTACGCCGCGGGAATGCGGTATCAAGGTCCGATTATGAATCTGTTCCAGTTGGAGATGACGGCGAAGCAGTTGTACCCCGAGCAGTTCGGCGAGTGGCCGGGCTATGTGACGGGCGAACCGTATCCGGAAATTCCGAAAGGAGAACAACTGTTCGACCGACAGAAGCTTTCCGACGTAATCAACGGAAACGCCTGA
- a CDS encoding GAP family protein, producing MTVLEILPLAFVMVAGPQILSTIFLATSENWRRNSAAYVFGAFISISLVTAVAYLLGDGATSEGASNDTLHVIVLVLLLVAMVYVYLNREESEPPKWMGKLEKASPRFSFRLGFLLLGFFPTDILTSSAVGSYLAGHNRPLSDSIPFVLLTLLFLSLPSLTVLAFGHRAEKFLPKARDWMNENSWVVNEVVILFFVGMNISNLMG from the coding sequence ATGACCGTTTTGGAAATCCTTCCGTTAGCGTTCGTGATGGTCGCAGGACCACAAATCCTCAGCACTATCTTCCTCGCCACGAGTGAAAACTGGCGGCGGAACTCCGCCGCATACGTGTTCGGGGCGTTCATCTCGATTTCACTCGTCACCGCAGTCGCATACCTGCTCGGTGACGGCGCAACCTCCGAAGGAGCGTCGAACGACACACTTCACGTCATCGTTCTCGTTCTCCTTCTCGTTGCCATGGTTTACGTGTATCTGAATCGGGAGGAGTCGGAGCCGCCGAAGTGGATGGGAAAGCTAGAAAAAGCGAGTCCACGGTTCTCGTTCAGACTCGGCTTCCTTCTGTTGGGGTTTTTCCCGACGGACATCCTCACGTCGTCCGCCGTTGGCTCGTACCTCGCAGGACATAATCGTCCGCTGTCGGACTCCATTCCGTTCGTTTTACTCACGCTCCTGTTTCTGTCGTTGCCGTCGCTCACGGTACTTGCGTTTGGTCATCGTGCTGAAAAATTTCTGCCGAAGGCACGGGATTGGATGAACGAAAATTCGTGGGTTGTCAACGAAGTTGTAATCTTGTTCTTCGTTGGAATGAATATCAGCAATCTCATGGGGTGA